Proteins from a genomic interval of Ovis aries strain OAR_USU_Benz2616 breed Rambouillet chromosome 25, ARS-UI_Ramb_v3.0, whole genome shotgun sequence:
- the TFAM gene encoding transcription factor A, mitochondrial produces MALLRGVWGVLNALGKSGADLCAGCGSRLRSPFSFAYVPKWFSSSLSGYPKKPMTSYVRFSKEQLPIFKAQNPDAKNSELIKKIAKLWRELPDSEKKIYEDAYRADWQVYKEEINRIQEQLTPSQIVSLEKEIMQKRLKKKALIKKRELTMLGKPKRPRSAYNIFIAERFQETKDGTSQVKLKAINENWKNLSNSQKQVYIQLAKDDKIRYYNEMKSWEEQMMEVGREDLIRRSVKYPAKSEPEQL; encoded by the exons ATGGCGCTTCTCCGGGGCGTTTGGGGCGTGCTGAATGCACTGGGAAAGTCAGGAGCGGATCTCTGCGCCGGCTGTGGCAGTCGACTGCGCTCCCCCTTTAG TTTTGCGTATGTTCCAAAATGGTTTTCATCCAGCTTGAGTGGTTATCCAAAGAAGCCTATGACTTCATACGTTCGATTTTCTAAAGAACAGCTGCCCATATTTAAAGCTCAAAACCCAG atgcaaaaaattcagaactaattaaaaaaattgcCAAGCTATGGAGGGAACTTCCTGATTCAGAGAAAAAG ATATATGAAGATGCTTACAGGGCAGACTGGCAGGTAtacaaggaagaaataaacagaattcAAGAACAACTAACTCCAAGTCAAATAGTATCTTTGGAAAAAGAAATCATGCAGAAACGTTTAAAAAAGAAAGCGTTAATAAAAAAGAGA gaGTTAACAATGCTTGGAAAACCAAAAAGACCTCGGTCAGCTTATAACATTTTTATAGCTGAACGTTTTCAGGAAACTAAGGATGGCACATCACAG GTAAAGCTGAAAGCTAtaaatgaaaactggaaaaatctcTCTAATTCTCAAAAGCAA GTATATATTCAGCTTGCTAAAGATGATAAAATTCGTTATTATAACGAAATGAAATCCTGGGAGGAACAGATGATGGAAGTTGGACGAGAAGACCTTATACGTCGCTCAGTTAAATACCCAGCAAAAAGTGAGCCTGAGCAGCTTTGA
- the ZNF239 gene encoding zinc finger protein 239, with product MESEEYSCLKVPIQMATQDSSFCKNEPQDPQESKSLTEESTERKLTGGRSPPVEHCSESPHGRLVDDVKEVVSPPFRAETVWHIGQGEESLEPFGCDHKDTSGWKSRVASHRHQRAHAEEKPCSHQDCGKTCAASPGGHPGEKIRPSEKVYRCSQCGRDFSERSELVLHQREHTEEKPYRCDQCGKGFTRSSSLLIHREVHADEKPYKCDKCGKGFTRSSSLLIHHSVHTGEKPHKCDKCGKGFTQSSKLHIHQRVHTGEKPYECGECGMSFSQRSNLHIHQRIHTGERPYKCGECGKGFSQSSNLHIHRCSHTGEKPYQCYECGKGFSQSSDLRIHLRVHTGEKPYHCGKCGKGFSQSSKLLIHQRVHTGEKPYECNKCGKGFSQSSNLHIHQRVHRKDPH from the coding sequence atggaGAGTGAAGAATATTCATGTTTGAAAGTCCCGATCCAGATGGCCACCCAGGACTCCTCATTCTGTAAGAATGAGCCCCAGGATCCTCAGGAAAGCAAAAGTCTAACTGAAGAAAGCACTGAGAGGAAACTGACAGGGGGAAGAAGTCCTCCCGTTGAGCATTGTTCAGAGAGCCCTCACGGTAGACTCGTGGATGACGTAAAAGAGGTGGTCTCGCCACCGTTCAGAGCAGAGACAGTCTGGCATATTGGCCAgggggaagagtccctggagccCTTTGGCTGTGACCACAAAGACACTAGCGGTTGGAAATCCCGGGTGGCCAGTCATCGTCATCAGAGAGCTCATGCAGAGGAGAAGCCCTGTAGCCATCAAGACTGTGGGAAAACATGTGCCGCCAGCCCAGGTGGTCACCCTGGTGAGAAAATCCGCCCTTCAGAGAAAGTATACAGATGTAGCCAGTGTGGTAGGGACTTCAGTGAGCGCTCAGAGCTGGTCCTGCATCAGAGGGAGCACACGGAAGAAAAGCCCTACAGGTGCGATCAGTGCGGAAAGGGCTTCACGAGGAGCTCGAGTCTGCTCATCCACCGTGAGGTCCATGCCGATGAGAAGCCTTACAAGTGCGACAAGTGCGGGAAGGGCTTCACCAGGAGCTCGAGTCTGCTCATCCATCACTCAGTCCACACAGGGGAGAAGCCTCATAAATGCGACAAGTGCGGGAAGGGCTTTACTCAGAGCTCCAAGCTGCACATCCACCAGCGCGTGCACACTGGCGAGAAGCCCTACGAGTGTGGGGAGTGTGGGATGAGCTTCAGCCAGCGCTCCAACCTGCACATCCACCAGCGCATCCACACGGGGGAGAGGCCCTACAAGTGCGGGGAGTGCGGGAAGGGCTTCAGCCAGAGCTCCAACCTGCACATCCACCGCTGTTCACACACGGGGGAGAAGCCGTACCAGTGCTACGAGTGCGGGAAGGGCTTCAGCCAGAGCTCAGACCTCCGCATCCACCTGAGAGTCCACACTGGGGAGAAGCCCTATCACTGTGGCAAGTGCGGGAAGGGCTTCAGCCAGAGCTCCAAACTCCTCATCCACCAGAGAGTCCACACTGGGGAGAAGCCCTATGAGTGCAACAAATGTGGGAAGGGCTTCAGCCAGAGCTCCAACCTCCACATCCACCAGCGGGTCCACAGGAAAGACCCCCACTAA